DNA from Tripterygium wilfordii isolate XIE 37 chromosome 15, ASM1340144v1, whole genome shotgun sequence:
GGTATACAACCCTTTGTGACACTATTCCATTGGGATCTTCCCCAGACATTAGAACAAGAGTATGGTGGATTCCTAAGTCCTCGCGTTGTGTAAGAAACTCCTTAATATTTCAcaacccctatatatatatatatatatatatatatataagaattctcacataagggtttaATGTAAGGGTATAAAATAAGGttctatgtttacaccattgatttaaaacatgtgggacccaaagcagtggatcccacttgtcatctcattcatccacaccattaaaatgtaacccttattttacacccttacattagacccttatgtgagaattcatatatatatatatatattacatgctTCATTTCTATACAAATTAACTAATTACTATATGAAATGCATCATTTACAGATCACATTTTAGAGATTATGTAGAGACATGTTTTATACATTTCGGTGATCGAGTTAAATATTGGATCACACTAAACGAGCCATGGACCTATGCCAATGGTGGCTACGCGTCTGCCTCTTTAGCTCCATATAGATGTTCAGCTTGGCAACAACTCAATTGTACTGGCGGAGACTCTGCCACTGAGCCATATTTAGTTGCACACAACCTACTTCTCTCTCATGCAACCGCGATCAACTTGTACAGGCAAAAATACcaggttatatatatacacacacacctacttttaattaaaaatgatCTCTTTAACATTACTACGAGAGTAAGactgtatatattcatatatcttcttcttctttttgtctcATTAATTACACATAAAATAATGgtggatttttttaattattgtttgTGCAGGCCACTCAAAAGGGTAAGATAGGGATCACACTAGTATCACATTGGATGGTGGCTTACTCTTCTGCTAGGCATCAACAAAATGCTGCCCTTCGAGCACTCGATTTCATGTTTGGATGGTACATACATGCATATCCCTAATTCTCATCATTTATTGCTTCATATATATTGTAGTGAAATGAACCCATGCAAACAAGAATATGACTTTTCCAACTGAACCAGTCCAGcaaaaatatcaaaccaaatcGCAGACATAATGAAGAATAATGACAATACAATATTTATCTAGATTTGAACTTAATTCGATATCCTACGCTCAACAATGATGATGATTAGATCACTATGATTTTCCAACAAGATTACAATATGAATTTACAAAAGATTGAACTAACTTTGgagttctctctttctctcgttTTTTCTCTTGAAAATCATAAAACCCTAATCTTCTTTTATGTTCTGTGAAATCACTTAAAATCGTGTCAGATGGAATTTTCCTCGACCGTACAATATTTTCGTTGGAGCGCAAAATTCATTGGACTCCACAGTGCACCATTTCCCTCGAGCGATCACTACCTTTGCTGTAGTGACAAATCCTCTACCTGATGCTCAATCTGTTTCGATTAAGTGCAAAACCAGCTCCTCGAGCGACACAGCCACATATATATTCACTCAcaatcacaaattttttttcaaatatatacgAAGAGACACATTCACacaaattttcttaaaaaacaaATCCTCTGCCCAAAATTCAACAGCTACAAGATTGAGCCATTCTCCACATATAAATTCACTCACAATCACAATTTTTTCCAAAGACGAAGAGACACATTCACAcaaattttcttgaaaagtaATCATTTATTATGGTTTACTTCAATTCTTATAATTATTGGGTTTTCAATTTTGCAGGTTTATGGATCCCATAAGTAATGGTGACTATCCCCACTCGATGAGATCTCTAGTCGGAAATCGATTGCCGAAATTCACAAGAGAGGAATCGAAGATGCTAAAAGggtcatttgattttcttgggttGAACTACTACACTGCAAATTATGCAGCCTATGTGCATACTGCCAATAATGCTGTGAATGTTAGTTATTTGACCGATGCTCGTGCTAATCTTTCAAGTAAGCACCAACATACAATATTCAGTATCTACACTCAGCTCCTTACACAAgttactgattttttttttgaccaacGTTTGTACTAACAATACCATGTATAAAATTTGTTGTGAATGTAGCTGCGCGTAATGGGATGCCCATCGGTCCAAAGGTTTGTGCACCAATGAACCCATCACTATATTTGTTGAAAATTttggataaatatatatatgtatgtatagcaTATATATCATTACAATTTTGACTAATTTGACatactaataataattattattaatatgaTCTTATATATTGTCATTCTTTGCAGGCTGCTTCTGATTGGCTTTATGTTTATCCAAGAGGAATTCGAGATATTTTGCTCTACACAAAGAAaaagtacagcgatccactaaTCTACATCACTGAAAATGGTAACTATATATTCTTCGGTttttgaaaatgaagaagaatgtctatatatatacatattaattGACTCCAAACCTCCATTAGGGATTGATGAGTTGAATGATGCCACATTATCGCTGGAGGAAGCTCTTAACGACACGATGAGGATTGATTACTACTCGCGCCATCTTTCTTTCCTTCGAAGAGCCGTGGTTGAGTAAGTTGTTAATTAATAATCAATCTAATCTAATCTATTATAAATAATactattgcatatatatatatatatatatatctttatgtCGTAATTTGTGGTATGGTACATTTTAGGGATGGTGTGAAGGTGAAAGGATATTTTGCATGGTCATTGTTGGACAACTTCGAGTGGAGTTCAGGTTACACCGTACGATTTGGTATCAACTATGTTGATTACAAAAACGGCTTGAAGAGATATCCCAAAACTTCAGCACATTGGTTCAAGAACTTTCTCAAAAAATAGATATTATATTCTCgtcattatatataaatatatgtgcaaACTTTAATTTATAAGTAATGTAACATTATTAAGAAAGATTGCTCTATGTTATAAAGTTAAATAAAGTAGACATGTTGTCTATGTATATGTACTAttaagtaacatatataaatgCAACAATTCGTAAGAACTGAAAGATTTTTCAAATTCCAAATCGGTCATTGAATATTCAAACGTTTCAACTTAGTCACTTTGGTAAATTTATTATCTTTCAGACAACCAATTTTTTGATCTggcataaatatatttattattttaaatggtGTGGCCTGACAAGCGTATGATtgaatatttcttcttttttttttttgaaaagacacatcattttatcttcttctccattcCAAAAAaccttcaaaaaaataaaacgcCCAAATATATTAGAATCTACAAATCAAAAcgccaaaaataaaaataaaaacccacacaaaataaattaaataatcaaTAAGTTGAGGAAGAAGATAACAGACACTTGTCAAGCACGACCAAGGGTAGGTGTGTTTCCCTTTGCagctgttttcttttttgaacaATAAGATAACTTGTTGAGCACGACCGATGTCAATGAATCCTTCGGAGAACTAAAGGATGCCATCGGCAGGGTTAACAACGAGAGCGTATCTTCTTCAGTTTTCTTACCTTTTGCATTTTCTTCGTGTAGAAGATAGAAATAGTCAGGCGAGGTTAGGTTTTTGAGAGACGTCGATCTGATCGATGAGATTTCTCCTTAAATCATCGCACGCCAAAGATTAGGGTTTTGCGAGACGTTAATCTCATGGACAGATAGCATGCGCATTTCTTGTTGCAACTATTATCGTTTGTAAACATTGTATAGTTTGTGCTAGATGCCAATGACCTACTTTTAGCCTTTCAGTGACCATGATTTTTGAATGTTCATTTTTGTTTAAGCCCAAAAGGGAGATAGATTTTTGAATGTTATAGAGattacaaaattttttttaactatttgTTTAAGCccaaagaaggggaaaaaaaaggaaagagtgTATGTTTGTTTAAAATCTATCTCCCTTTTGGAGAGGTTATCATTTTGAGTCAAATAAAGGAGGCTATCATTTTGATTCAAATAAAGGAGGCTACCATTTTGCATCTAATGTTGGATTttatattgaataaaaaattcattaaataaaatatatcaaaaatcTCAAAAGTTCTGAACCCTTAGATGCAAAATATGTaacatgttatttttttaagataCAATAGTTAAATACGTGATCCAATAGGCCGAGATGATATGAAGTCGAGGTCCGAATTTcactaaaaaaaatgtatgaaaacCTGAATGATTATAAACCATTATATGCAAAGTAAGTGTGTAACATATtatcttttttaaaatacaatagCTTAATACATGATCCAATAGACCGAGTGATATAAAGTCGAGGTCAAGATGAAATACAATAGTTGGTCGTTTATGCCGAAAGCGTAGCCTGATATGCGTGATATGATACAATACAAACAATAAGTAGTCGTATCTGTCAATGGATCATGGGCTAGCCATGGAATGACATTCCAACCATTGTCGACAAAGTCATGGGCCGTCAGCCAAAAATGGTCACTGGCATAGAAGAACATATTTGTTGAAATGGGTCAGGATGGTTTTTCACCACTACAATATTCAAAATAATTAGTATCACCCCGAGCATCACATGGGCtaacaattctttttttttttttttaaaaaaagtacttttaatcttttttcttttttttttttgccttcatgattttaaaaaatatatgtatgtcCCAAACATACTCCAGTAGTCCCCTCGTAGCCCCTTGGAAAGACGTAAGGTTTGGCTTTCGCAGATTGTTTTCAAATGAAAATGTGGACAGCCATATGATCAAATAGTTGAACACACATACATTAATACATAGATAGATATAAGagttgtataatatatatattttagttttCATGCTAAAACAGCGTAGACTAACTAGTCAACAGAAAAACACGGCCGTCCCCGTTTTGATTAAATTAGTTTACTATAATCAACTTGACCGTATGGATGACAAGGTGTCATTACCCATAAATCTTACTTTTATAGAtgaattatttgatttcatttgaaAAGTCATCTTAGGATGGCTAGCTAGCTAATCAACTGCTCATGATTATGACAGGTTTTATTTTAAATAGGACATTAAATGTCTTATTTAACTAAGTAACGATGTGCTACTACATCTCGTATTCCTCTGATTCTCTTTGAACTTGTTAAGCACGTTTTGCACGCTTATTATATAATTATCTTAGCCGCACTTTTCCGAGGACCCAATCTATATAGGGAATTGAAAGACTCACTAATTCTATCTAGTTCAGTAGGACAGAGTACACGTATACTTgtctctggtttttttttttaattgctaAGTACCGGGTTTTGAATTAGGTTCATGTGATCTATTTAAGGCCCAACTCTTCTATATAAGGATTAAAGCATAAGGTCATAGCAAATTCAATAAGCTATAATGGGAGTCCAAAACTCGTTGATTTTAGTCTCACTTCTTCtcgggtcgttgtactctagctTTTTATTTGTATCTGTTCCTTCTTCACTGGATCGTTTAAGTTTTCCGGAAGGATTTGTTTTTGGTACTGCATCATCTTCTTACCAGGTGagcaaactctctctctctctctctctctctctctctctctctctctctctctctctctctctatatatatatatatatatatatatatatatatatatatatatatatggattttgGTCTCTAGctgtttatatatatcattgattACGAAACGGATTTGATAGGTTTAGCTTAATTTGTGAATGTGTGGTTTGTCTATCTTTATTGATATATGATCGGTATAAATACTTATGTATTATTTTTCAGTATGAAGGAGCAGCAAGGGAAGGTGGTAGAGGACCAAGTATTTGGGATCACTATACCCACAAATACCCAGGTCTCCCctctctctatctttctttctatttatatacacacacatgaagGTTCATGATGATGATCAGTACTGCAATTTTCATTATAACTGTCATGAAATCTCTTCCCACTCCACTCGCAAACATATCAGTATTATTGTTATAATCAGGAAGAGACTAGAgagttctaaaaaaaaattaaaaattaaattttagttGTATGTATAACCAAGACTTTTTTTTGTCTCGGACAGAAAGAATGCATGATACCTATTATtggaaatattaatatttagttttatttaaattattttttattttattgaaaatttaagTGGTGAAATTGCAGAGAAAATAAAGGATGGCAGCAATGGCGATGTGGCTAACGATGCATATCATCGTTACAAGGTATAATTAATGTTTACTgaacttaatttatcattatacatacatacatatatatatataaagcttTCATTAGTTTCTACCctcttttattaattaatttgccATAATTTGATGATTTGTAAATTGTATACAGGAAGATGTTGGGATTATGAAAGAGATGGGCTTAGATGCTTACAGATTCTCAATCTCATGGTCAAGAATATTACCAAGTAATGAATCTAACTTTTACTTttaattttgtatattttgtaGCTTCGATATTTAATAAGAAATCTAAATATTATTTGTTGTTTAGATGGAAAGCTAAGTGGGGGAGTGAACATGGAAGGAATCAACTACTACAATAACCTCATCAATGAGCTTCTGTCTCAGggtaattgtatatatatatatatatatatacacatgcataatggtttcaaataattttacaattaattgattatttaactaattaattggGCTTAATTAGGTATACAACCCTTTGTGACATTATTTCATTGGGATGTTCCCCAAACATTAGAAGAAGAGTATGGTGGATTCCTAAGTCCTCGCATTATGTAAGTTACTCCGCAGTATTTCTCAAGccctacatacatatatatatacacatgtacaTGTATATGCATGCTTAATTTGTGatacaaattaattaatcagtATATGAAATACATTTACAGATCACATTTTAGAGATTACGCAGAGACATGCTTTATACATTTCGGTGATCGAGTGAAACAATGGATCACACTAAACGAGCCATGGACCTTTGCCCATGGTGGCTACGCGTCTAACTTTCTGGCTCCATATCGATGTTCAACATGGCAACAACTCAATTGCACCGGCGGAGACTCTGCCACTGAGCCATATTTGGTTGGACACAACCTACTTCTCTCTCATGCAACCGCCGTCAATGTATACAGGCAAAAATACCAGGTTACACATATGCATCCACACTTTTAATTAAAAATGGTCTCTTTAAAATTAATATGAAAACAAGactattccttttcttttcttttttcttttttg
Protein-coding regions in this window:
- the LOC120016555 gene encoding beta-glucosidase 12-like; the protein is MGVQNSLVLFLLLLGSLYSSFLFASGASSLDRTSFPPGFIFGTASASYQYEGAAREGGRGPSIWDYYTHKYPEKIADRSNGDVANDEYHRYKEDVGIMKEMGLDAYRFSISWSRILPNGKLSGGVNKEGINYYNNLINELLSHGIQPFVTLFHWDLPQTLEQEYGGFLSPRVVSHFRDYVETCFIHFGDRVKYWITLNEPWTYANGGYASASLAPYRCSAWQQLNCTGGDSATEPYLVAHNLLLSHATAINLYRQKYQATQKGKIGITLVSHWMVAYSSARHQQNAALRALDFMFGWFMDPISNGDYPHSMRSLVGNRLPKFTREESKMLKGSFDFLGLNYYTANYAAYVHTANNAVNVSYLTDARANLSTARNGMPIGPKAASDWLYVYPRGIRDILLYTKKKYSDPLIYITENGIDELNDATLSLEEALNDTMRIDYYSRHLSFLRRAVVEDGVKVKGYFAWSLLDNFEWSSGYTVRFGINYVDYKNGLKRYPKTSAHWFKNFLKK
- the LOC120016554 gene encoding beta-glucosidase 12-like — encoded protein: MGVQNSLILVSLLLGSLYSSFLFVSVPSSLDRLSFPEGFVFGTASSSYQYEGAAREGGRGPSIWDHYTHKYPEKIKDGSNGDVANDAYHRYKEDVGIMKEMGLDAYRFSISWSRILPNGKLSGGVNMEGINYYNNLINELLSQGIQPFVTLFHWDVPQTLEEEYGGFLSPRIISHFRDYAETCFIHFGDRVKQWITLNEPWTFAHGGYASNFLAPYRCSTWQQLNCTGGDSATEPYLVGHNLLLSHATAVNVYRQKYQATQKGKIGITIVTHWMVGYSSERHHQNAALRALDFMFGWFMDPISKGDYPHSMRSLVGNRLPNFTREESKMLKGSFDFLGLNYYTANYAAHVHTSNATPNDAVDASILTDARADLSTVSNGIPIGPKAASDWLSVYPRGIRDLLLYTKKNYNDPLIYITENGIDELNDATLSLEEALNDTMRIDYFSSHLSFLRRAVVEDGVNVKGYFAWSLLDNFEWSSGYAVRFGINYVDFQNGMKRYPKASAHWFKNFLKK